One segment of Scyliorhinus torazame isolate Kashiwa2021f chromosome 14, sScyTor2.1, whole genome shotgun sequence DNA contains the following:
- the LOC140389060 gene encoding LOW QUALITY PROTEIN: histone H4-like (The sequence of the model RefSeq protein was modified relative to this genomic sequence to represent the inferred CDS: deleted 1 base in 1 codon), with translation MSGRGKGGTSLGKGGAKWHHKVLRDNFQGTTKLAIHRLPHHRGAKCISGLIYEEIQRVFIVFLEFSSGLSDYAEHAKHKTAMDMDVLYTLKCQGQTLHGLVVQDSCEPEE, from the exons ATGTCGGGTAGAGGGAAAGGCGGCACCAGTCTGGGCAAAGGCGGAGCCAAGTGGCATCACAAAGTGCTCCGTGATAACTTCCAGGGTACCACTAAGCTGGCCATTCACCGCCTGCCTCACCACAGGGGTGCCAAATGCATCTCTGGGCTGATCTACGAGGAAATCCAACGGGTCTTCATAGTTTTCCTGGAATTTTCATCA GGACTCAGCGACTATGCTGAACATGCCAAGCACAAAACGGCGATGGACATGGATGTGCTGTACACATTGAAGTGCCAGGGACAGACCCTGCATGGTTTGGTGGTTCAAGATAGCTGTGAACCTGAGGAATGA